A section of the Roseivirga sp. BDSF3-8 genome encodes:
- a CDS encoding helicase-related protein, whose translation MSTKFFTNNQENTLLKKFEGIFEHCGVAYFDVLVAFFRASGYFLIHPFVKDVKKIRILVGIDVDHLMSEAARKGLEFKFNADATREEFLEELRADIQQAAYSKEVEEGMLEFIRRIGDSSIEIKAHPDKNIHAKIYIFRPENFNEHHSGSVITGSSNLSLHGVQKNFEFNVELRDYDDVAFATTTFEQLWQQGIDIKPQEVEEVKDLTYLNDGFTPFEIYYKFLIEYFGKAIEYDPESVEDLPDGYHKLRYQVDAVNEGFQKLMQHNGFILADVVGLGKTIVATIIAKKFFWANGPRTKTLVVVPPALLRNWKKTVDDFDVPGGIDFITNGSLHTIKRPEKYDLIIVDEAHKFRNDTSDMFDRLQKICKTPRRNPSPSGKREKKVMLITATPLNNTPEDIRNQLYLFQDARKSTLEVGNLQHFFRPLLDRYKQLKKLNDKEKISQGVKEIYEEIREKIIKPIVVRRTRTDIWATEEYKEDLQQQGISFPEINPPRQVLYQLDPELDALYERSFRLIKDTNKGLRYFRYQAIRFLNPDLKKKEYRQADMISEQLAHIMKTMLVKRIDSSFHAFKKSLGRYQQANLAMLQMFANDRIFIAPKYNVSEYILDGREDELIEMAESGEDPDNFRLFTGEDFRPEFVEGLEADQEILNELVESWRTVEDDPKFDEFYERLTEELMEPDLNRERKLVVFSESKETTNYLKRRLQKKGITQVLTVDSSNVTDHATTITKNFDANYPLTSQKDDIRIIITTEVLAEGVNLHRSNVIVNYDIPWNATRLMQRIGRVNRVGSRSDNVYIYNFFPTSQADTMIGLNKKAYMKLQGFHSALGEDSQIYSQDEEFESFGLFEKVPEEDRDERLAYLMDLRKLRREEPELFKKIQNMPLRSRTGRREATPIPGE comes from the coding sequence GTGAGCACCAAGTTTTTTACTAACAACCAGGAAAACACTTTACTTAAAAAATTCGAAGGCATCTTCGAGCACTGCGGTGTCGCTTACTTTGATGTGCTCGTTGCCTTCTTCCGCGCTTCCGGTTACTTCCTCATCCATCCCTTTGTCAAAGATGTAAAAAAGATCCGGATACTGGTAGGCATAGATGTGGACCACCTCATGAGCGAGGCCGCGCGCAAGGGGCTGGAGTTTAAGTTTAATGCGGATGCTACGCGCGAGGAGTTTCTGGAAGAGCTGCGCGCGGATATACAGCAGGCCGCCTACAGCAAAGAGGTGGAAGAGGGCATGCTGGAGTTTATCCGCCGGATAGGTGACAGCTCTATCGAGATCAAGGCCCACCCGGATAAGAACATCCACGCCAAAATATACATTTTCAGGCCGGAGAACTTTAACGAGCACCACAGTGGCTCTGTGATTACCGGCTCCAGCAATCTGAGCCTGCACGGCGTGCAGAAAAACTTTGAGTTTAACGTAGAGTTGCGCGACTATGACGATGTCGCCTTTGCCACCACCACCTTTGAGCAGCTCTGGCAGCAGGGCATAGATATAAAGCCGCAGGAGGTGGAAGAGGTGAAAGACCTCACTTACCTCAATGACGGCTTTACGCCTTTTGAGATCTACTACAAGTTCCTGATCGAGTACTTTGGCAAGGCCATAGAGTACGACCCGGAAAGTGTGGAAGACCTGCCGGATGGCTACCATAAACTACGCTACCAGGTAGATGCGGTAAATGAAGGATTCCAGAAGCTGATGCAGCACAATGGCTTTATCCTGGCTGATGTAGTGGGCCTGGGAAAGACGATAGTGGCCACCATCATCGCCAAAAAGTTCTTCTGGGCAAATGGTCCCCGTACCAAAACGCTGGTGGTGGTACCCCCTGCCCTGCTACGCAACTGGAAGAAAACGGTAGATGACTTTGACGTGCCCGGTGGTATAGACTTTATTACCAACGGCAGCCTGCACACTATAAAAAGGCCGGAAAAGTACGATCTCATCATCGTGGACGAGGCCCATAAGTTCCGGAATGATACGTCGGACATGTTTGACCGGCTGCAGAAAATCTGCAAAACGCCACGGCGAAACCCCTCTCCCTCCGGCAAGCGAGAGAAAAAGGTGATGCTGATCACGGCCACGCCGCTGAACAATACGCCCGAAGACATCCGTAACCAACTTTACCTCTTTCAGGATGCACGCAAAAGCACGCTGGAAGTGGGCAACCTGCAGCACTTCTTCCGTCCGCTGCTGGACCGGTATAAGCAACTGAAAAAACTGAATGACAAGGAGAAGATCAGCCAGGGAGTAAAGGAGATTTACGAAGAGATCCGCGAAAAGATCATTAAGCCCATCGTCGTGCGCCGCACCCGTACAGACATCTGGGCCACTGAGGAATATAAGGAAGACCTGCAGCAGCAGGGTATCTCCTTTCCCGAAATAAACCCGCCCCGGCAGGTACTGTACCAGCTTGACCCGGAGCTGGACGCCCTCTATGAAAGGTCTTTCAGGCTGATAAAAGACACCAACAAAGGCCTGCGCTACTTCCGCTACCAGGCCATACGCTTTCTGAATCCCGACCTGAAAAAGAAGGAGTACAGGCAGGCAGACATGATATCGGAGCAACTGGCCCATATTATGAAAACGATGCTGGTAAAACGCATCGATAGCAGCTTTCATGCATTTAAAAAGTCGCTGGGCCGCTACCAGCAAGCCAACCTGGCCATGCTGCAGATGTTTGCCAATGACCGCATCTTTATCGCGCCTAAGTATAATGTAAGCGAGTACATACTGGATGGTCGTGAAGATGAACTGATTGAGATGGCTGAGTCGGGCGAAGACCCGGACAACTTCCGCCTGTTTACCGGCGAAGACTTCCGCCCTGAATTCGTAGAAGGCCTGGAAGCCGACCAGGAAATACTAAATGAGCTGGTGGAAAGCTGGCGAACCGTGGAGGATGACCCGAAGTTTGATGAGTTTTACGAACGCCTCACCGAAGAACTGATGGAGCCGGACCTGAACCGCGAACGTAAGCTGGTGGTCTTCTCCGAAAGCAAAGAAACCACCAACTACCTGAAAAGGCGACTGCAGAAAAAAGGCATCACGCAGGTGCTAACGGTAGACAGCAGCAATGTGACCGACCATGCCACCACCATTACCAAAAACTTTGATGCCAACTACCCGCTTACCAGCCAGAAGGATGACATACGCATCATCATTACCACCGAGGTGCTGGCGGAGGGCGTAAACCTGCATCGCTCTAACGTGATTGTGAACTACGACATCCCCTGGAACGCTACGCGCCTTATGCAACGCATAGGCCGGGTAAACCGGGTTGGTTCCCGCTCTGATAACGTGTATATCTACAACTTCTTCCCTACCAGCCAGGCCGATACCATGATCGGGCTGAATAAAAAAGCCTACATGAAGCTCCAGGGCTTCCACTCCGCCCTGGGCGAAGACAGCCAGATCTACTCACAGGATGAGGAGTTTGAGTCCTTCGGACTGTTTGAGAAGGTACCAGAGGAAGACCGCGATGAGCGCCTGGCCTACCTGATGGACCTGCGAAAGCTACGCAGGGAAGAGCCGGAGCTATTCAAAAAAATACAAAATATGCCCCTGCGCAGCCGCACGGGCCGCCGCGAGGCCACACCTATTCCAGGAGAATAA
- a CDS encoding HEPN domain-containing protein: MNEIKTRGQWFLPNNVSNKKSGELIFHPQNELTLLLDASLLSVSDNNKVWPGFTDIRESHDVINGNTEIGKISILRAFITYAGSVIKYTGQYLLIGKHYSSIDEIHFSFANVEIDNLRAWLNPRCFIVDPPFTSNSPKIEIKTPGTISLYNSRHISYSLSTVLDIKHNLEISLKPKCRININSILKNGISFLETLEKINVFEQFLTLLTSYPCFAYDLKFKDAKSDISLYFNRQTDNKNNENSAFFFISYIEIKDSIKEIYGNWIEKWKKLESVSSILVDSILHQDRFSYNSFLNIVQGIETFHRRFRKIDGSIKKDMIDEILEVCPEKYKAWLTDRIGSYNQPSLQDRLNNLFSEIEDVNIKELMGDMEEFVRSVLVTRNYYTHFDSDKKSKALKGKELFRAKRILEFILLINVLKEIGVDQDLLSKSFDRLKYSNFYEDFYSKPPVK, translated from the coding sequence ATGAATGAAATTAAAACAAGAGGTCAGTGGTTCTTGCCTAATAATGTATCAAATAAAAAATCCGGTGAACTTATCTTTCATCCACAAAATGAACTAACACTTTTACTTGATGCAAGTCTATTATCTGTTTCAGATAATAATAAGGTGTGGCCAGGGTTTACTGATATTAGAGAATCTCATGATGTCATAAATGGAAATACTGAAATAGGGAAAATATCTATCCTCCGAGCATTTATAACTTACGCAGGTAGCGTAATAAAATATACAGGTCAATATTTGCTTATCGGTAAACATTATAGTTCAATTGATGAAATTCATTTTAGTTTTGCCAATGTGGAGATTGATAATCTTCGGGCTTGGTTGAATCCTAGATGTTTTATTGTAGATCCGCCCTTCACTAGTAATTCTCCCAAGATTGAAATCAAAACACCTGGAACTATTTCTTTGTACAATTCAAGACATATTAGTTATTCTTTAAGTACTGTATTAGACATTAAACATAATTTAGAAATCAGCCTTAAGCCAAAATGTCGAATAAATATTAACTCTATTTTGAAAAATGGAATTTCTTTTCTTGAAACTCTAGAAAAAATAAATGTTTTTGAACAGTTTTTAACTCTCTTAACATCGTATCCGTGCTTCGCCTATGATTTAAAATTTAAAGATGCAAAGTCAGATATATCATTGTATTTCAATAGACAAACCGATAATAAAAATAATGAAAACAGTGCTTTCTTTTTTATAAGTTATATTGAGATTAAAGATTCAATCAAAGAAATATATGGTAATTGGATTGAAAAGTGGAAAAAGTTAGAATCAGTATCCAGTATTCTTGTCGATAGTATTCTGCATCAAGATAGATTTTCCTATAATTCATTTTTAAATATTGTTCAGGGGATCGAAACTTTCCATAGAAGATTCAGAAAAATTGATGGTTCTATTAAGAAAGATATGATAGATGAAATTCTGGAAGTATGCCCTGAAAAGTACAAAGCTTGGCTAACAGACAGAATTGGGTCTTATAATCAACCTAGTTTACAAGATAGATTAAATAATTTATTTTCTGAGATAGAAGATGTTAACATTAAAGAATTAATGGGTGATATGGAGGAGTTTGTAAGATCTGTACTTGTAACCAGAAACTATTATACGCATTTTGACAGTGATAAGAAAAGCAAAGCCTTAAAGGGTAAGGAGTTGTTTAGGGCTAAGAGAATTTTAGAATTTATCTTACTTATAAATGTATTAAAAGAGATTGGTGTAGATCAAGACCTATTGTCAAAGTCATTCGATAGACTTAAATATTCAAATTTCTATGAAGATTTCTATTCAAAGCCACCTGTTAAATAA
- a CDS encoding DUF5131 family protein: protein MAQSTIEWTEMTWNPTTGCNKVSAGCKFCYAEVMSRRLKAMGVEKYRNNFKITLHPDTLSVPYTWKKSKIVFVNSMSDLFHDDVPLEYIQRVFKVMNENPQHVFQVLTKRAQRLAECSSSLKWTHNIWMGVSVENEKVAERIQFLKSSAARVRFLSLEPLLGPLHNLSLDGIDWVIVGGESGFKPRPMKSEWVLDIQKQCEESDVAFFFKQWGGFNKKKNGRELNGRTYDEMPDIIKMI from the coding sequence ATGGCACAATCAACAATAGAGTGGACTGAAATGACATGGAATCCTACTACAGGCTGTAATAAGGTCTCTGCAGGTTGTAAATTCTGTTATGCAGAAGTAATGTCACGTCGCCTCAAGGCAATGGGGGTCGAAAAGTATCGTAATAATTTCAAAATTACCCTTCATCCGGATACTCTTTCAGTGCCTTATACTTGGAAGAAGTCAAAAATAGTTTTTGTGAACTCTATGAGTGATCTTTTTCACGATGATGTTCCATTGGAGTACATTCAAAGAGTTTTCAAAGTGATGAATGAGAATCCTCAGCATGTTTTTCAGGTATTGACTAAAAGAGCCCAGCGTCTTGCTGAGTGTAGTTCATCATTAAAGTGGACACATAATATTTGGATGGGTGTGTCTGTAGAAAATGAAAAGGTTGCTGAAAGAATTCAATTTCTAAAAAGCTCTGCTGCAAGAGTTAGGTTTTTGTCATTGGAGCCACTTCTTGGTCCATTACATAACTTATCTCTTGATGGTATCGATTGGGTGATAGTTGGAGGTGAATCAGGCTTTAAACCAAGACCTATGAAGTCAGAATGGGTTTTGGATATTCAAAAACAGTGTGAAGAGTCAGACGTCGCCTTCTTTTTTAAGCAGTGGGGTGGGTTTAATAAAAAGAAGAACGGCCGGGAACTCAACGGCCGAACCTATGATGAAATGCCTGATATTATAAAAATGATATAA
- the tcmP gene encoding three-Cys-motif partner protein TcmP produces the protein MNEFGGDWTEQKIVILEKYAQAFLKVFKDKPYIKLLYFDGFAGSGDIKSRSGELIEGAALRILKIDNPRPFDLYYFVEYNEGYKNALEGAIQEKFPNRNYYVVAEDCNIKIQDMVTKFLGTEKGKNYKVLAFIDPKGMQVNWKSIEMLKDHSVDLWILSPTGGANRLLKKDGKISKAWLDRLNKFMGLSEEEVKAYFYKNSDQMDIWGNTETLVKQKDAVNRLHELYVNQLKSVFKYTTAPFVMRNSTNSIMFHFFMATNNPIAKKIADSVIKPKFEL, from the coding sequence ATGAACGAGTTTGGTGGAGACTGGACTGAACAAAAAATTGTAATCCTGGAAAAATATGCTCAGGCTTTTCTGAAGGTTTTTAAAGATAAGCCATATATAAAATTGCTCTACTTCGATGGGTTTGCTGGATCTGGGGATATTAAGAGTAGGTCTGGAGAGCTCATTGAGGGTGCAGCCCTTCGGATTTTGAAGATTGATAACCCAAGGCCTTTTGATTTATATTATTTTGTAGAGTATAATGAAGGCTATAAGAATGCCCTTGAAGGTGCTATTCAGGAAAAATTCCCTAATCGAAATTATTATGTAGTAGCTGAGGATTGCAATATTAAGATACAAGACATGGTTACTAAGTTCTTAGGCACAGAAAAAGGAAAAAATTATAAGGTATTAGCTTTCATCGATCCTAAAGGAATGCAAGTTAACTGGAAATCAATTGAAATGCTTAAAGATCATAGTGTTGATTTATGGATACTTAGCCCTACAGGTGGAGCTAACCGTTTACTAAAAAAGGACGGTAAGATAAGTAAAGCTTGGCTCGATCGACTTAACAAATTTATGGGTTTGTCAGAAGAGGAGGTGAAAGCTTATTTTTATAAAAACTCTGACCAAATGGATATATGGGGAAACACTGAAACCTTAGTCAAACAGAAGGATGCTGTAAATCGCTTACATGAGCTTTATGTGAATCAACTGAAATCTGTTTTTAAGTATACCACGGCACCGTTTGTTATGAGAAATAGCACAAATTCTATCATGTTCCATTTTTTCATGGCCACTAATAACCCTATTGCAAAAAAAATAGCAGATTCAGTTATTAAGCCTAAATTTGAACTCTAA
- a CDS encoding AAA family ATPase has translation MDLKELKALAERYHRYISKDPALYEDLNVLPLEVKEQLKHAYEGEGLGHQPVNLLRYILLHKLTEGETLTPGTVDKVKEDLEQRDLGAYDFLDEQVRQDFQNLPEKSRSPFAMWSNAANVLFPFFNRPEEREDVKDLLVSLVDDIIRELSLQEVSTHVVDFRGSRQQGVGWVWAAIYPNTAKSHKDAYQLFFSITHKGLRAGIAKGHDIKGGHPGNISENLPLDRDRLIEHMQSLKAEWLRLNEGLKESNNQSQPQTAYEAPLNQIFYGPPGTGKTYHTISEAVKIVEELSEEEFLEKYTDRDELKETYNRYASEGQIAFCTFHQSMGYEDFVEGIKPELVSGSEAEQGQQVAYEVKDGIFKALCKNAEGYLSTKKTLDEEEQSDISREDFSKGAFYKMSLGNTQSQDGDAIYKYCLKHGVIALGWGDDTDFTAAEHEGEIKRIVKEQAINETVPRFMKPFRLYMNEGDYVVISNGNLKFRAIAKITGDYEYRDDTEIDFHHFRKVKWLLKDIDLPHGKLYENQFSQSTLYKLDSDLIKKDFFEPFKKQEDKAPDFFRRNFVLIIDEINRGNVSQIFGELITLLEADKRKGNSEALELTLPYSQKPFGIPNNLYLVGTMNTADRSVEALDTALRRRFMFREMPPDPDLLAPERAILNILENEKDISDLKKQSLYQFIGLGNNTEVRAKALRLLPRLEALKWIREGYDDESVMAPEDVLDGKDLELTGINLNKMLQAINYRLEKLLDRDHAIGHAYFLGVYEADNPLAALKQTFQKNIIPLLQEYFYGDYGKIGLVLGRAFVKVRETEGHGFAAFDDMHSDLRQDYEERRVYHLTGPDSWKKEDFIAIYE, from the coding sequence ATGGACCTGAAAGAACTGAAGGCTCTGGCGGAGCGCTACCACCGCTACATATCCAAAGACCCCGCCCTGTATGAAGACCTAAACGTATTGCCTCTTGAGGTAAAGGAGCAACTGAAACATGCCTACGAAGGCGAGGGGCTGGGTCACCAGCCGGTAAACCTGCTGCGCTACATATTGCTGCACAAGCTTACCGAAGGCGAAACGCTCACGCCGGGCACAGTAGATAAGGTAAAGGAAGACTTGGAGCAACGTGACCTGGGTGCCTATGACTTCCTGGACGAGCAGGTAAGGCAGGACTTTCAGAACCTGCCGGAAAAGTCACGAAGCCCCTTTGCCATGTGGAGCAATGCGGCCAATGTGCTGTTCCCTTTCTTTAACCGGCCGGAAGAGCGGGAAGACGTAAAGGATTTGCTGGTCAGCCTAGTGGATGATATCATCCGTGAGCTATCGCTGCAGGAGGTGAGCACGCACGTGGTAGACTTTCGTGGATCGCGGCAGCAGGGCGTGGGCTGGGTGTGGGCCGCCATCTACCCCAATACGGCCAAATCGCACAAAGACGCTTACCAGCTTTTTTTCAGCATTACGCACAAGGGGCTGCGGGCCGGCATTGCAAAAGGGCATGACATTAAAGGCGGCCACCCAGGCAACATTTCGGAAAACCTTCCGCTGGATCGGGACAGGCTTATTGAGCACATGCAGAGCCTGAAAGCAGAGTGGCTCCGCCTGAATGAAGGGCTAAAGGAAAGCAATAATCAAAGCCAGCCCCAAACCGCCTACGAGGCTCCGCTAAACCAGATCTTTTACGGCCCTCCGGGCACGGGCAAGACCTACCATACCATCAGCGAGGCGGTAAAGATAGTGGAGGAGCTAAGCGAAGAGGAATTTCTGGAAAAATACACGGACCGCGACGAGCTAAAAGAAACGTATAACCGCTATGCCAGCGAGGGTCAGATCGCCTTTTGCACCTTTCACCAGAGCATGGGTTATGAGGACTTTGTGGAGGGCATAAAGCCGGAACTGGTCAGCGGCAGCGAAGCAGAGCAGGGCCAGCAGGTAGCCTATGAGGTTAAGGACGGCATCTTTAAAGCCCTCTGCAAAAACGCGGAAGGCTACCTGAGCACTAAAAAGACCCTGGATGAGGAGGAGCAGTCAGACATAAGCCGGGAGGACTTTAGCAAGGGAGCCTTTTACAAGATGTCGTTGGGCAATACGCAGAGCCAGGACGGTGACGCGATCTATAAGTATTGCTTAAAACATGGGGTGATTGCCCTGGGCTGGGGCGATGATACGGACTTTACGGCGGCGGAGCATGAAGGGGAGATAAAGCGCATTGTGAAAGAACAGGCAATAAACGAAACGGTGCCGCGCTTTATGAAGCCCTTTCGCCTGTATATGAATGAGGGGGACTATGTAGTGATCTCTAACGGTAACCTGAAGTTCAGGGCGATAGCCAAAATAACCGGCGACTATGAGTACCGCGACGATACGGAGATAGACTTTCACCACTTCCGAAAGGTTAAGTGGCTGCTAAAAGACATCGATTTGCCCCATGGCAAGCTGTACGAAAACCAGTTTAGCCAGTCTACCCTATACAAGCTGGACTCGGACCTGATCAAAAAAGACTTCTTCGAGCCCTTTAAAAAACAGGAAGACAAGGCACCGGACTTCTTCCGCCGCAACTTTGTGCTCATCATAGACGAGATTAACCGCGGCAATGTCTCGCAGATATTCGGTGAGCTGATCACCCTGCTGGAAGCAGACAAGCGGAAAGGCAACAGTGAAGCGCTGGAGCTGACTCTCCCCTACTCGCAAAAGCCCTTTGGCATACCCAATAACCTGTACCTGGTGGGCACGATGAATACGGCCGACCGCAGCGTAGAGGCACTGGACACGGCCCTGAGGCGCCGCTTTATGTTTCGCGAAATGCCACCGGATCCGGATCTGCTGGCTCCGGAGCGGGCGATCCTGAATATCCTGGAGAACGAAAAAGATATTAGCGATCTGAAAAAACAGAGTTTGTATCAGTTTATCGGATTAGGTAACAATACAGAAGTAAGAGCGAAAGCACTACGGTTATTACCTAGATTAGAAGCATTGAAATGGATAAGGGAAGGATATGATGATGAGTCAGTAATGGCTCCTGAAGATGTTTTGGATGGGAAAGACTTAGAACTCACCGGCATCAACCTGAATAAGATGCTGCAGGCGATCAACTACCGCCTGGAGAAGCTGCTGGACAGAGACCATGCTATAGGCCACGCCTACTTCCTGGGGGTGTACGAGGCAGACAATCCGCTGGCGGCACTGAAGCAGACTTTTCAGAAGAACATCATCCCCCTGCTACAGGAGTACTTCTACGGCGACTATGGCAAAATAGGCCTGGTGCTGGGCAGGGCCTTTGTAAAGGTACGGGAAACGGAGGGCCATGGCTTTGCGGCATTTGACGATATGCACAGCGACCTGCGGCAGGACTACGAAGAGCGCAGGGTGTACCACCTCACCGGCCCGGATAGCTGGAAGAAGGAAGACTTTATTGCTATTTATGAATAG
- a CDS encoding McrC family protein, with the protein MNSLRVFEHEALYTSADSRGRCLTQQQYEQLCAYNDRHGSQYFTVLRRGIKFSHFVGVIQVGRTTIEILPKTDNREETAWRNVLLQMLSLCGKVPRKVVADATLRKRNASLMELYLHQYLDEVESLAHRGLIKKYGRRQGQTKALKGKLLMAPHLRKNVIHKERFYTEHTVYSADNLYNQVLKKGLEVIKSLPCAPQIKDRAAGLSLYFQSVSTCGTVTEETFTRLRPTRHTEAYREALAIARLLILNYAPDIKTGTENLLAILFNMNDLWEQYIFRMLHRTRPTGVMVHAQSSKHFWKAEGLQVKTIRPDIVIEKDGCTWVIDTKWKRLTFAKPSDNDLKQMYAYNLHWNCRHSILLYPQTPQSPPATYGRYLAHQDVAHGCSLAFISLPDGNGGLEKEVLQNFWRWLDAK; encoded by the coding sequence ATGAATAGCCTGCGCGTATTTGAGCACGAAGCCCTGTACACATCTGCTGACAGCCGGGGCCGCTGCCTCACCCAGCAGCAGTACGAGCAGCTCTGTGCCTATAATGACCGGCATGGCAGCCAATACTTTACCGTGCTGCGCCGGGGCATAAAGTTCAGCCACTTTGTAGGCGTGATACAGGTAGGCCGCACCACCATAGAAATACTGCCCAAGACTGACAACCGCGAGGAAACCGCCTGGCGCAATGTACTACTGCAAATGCTATCCCTATGCGGCAAGGTACCCCGCAAGGTAGTAGCCGATGCCACCCTGCGTAAGCGAAACGCATCACTGATGGAGCTGTACCTGCACCAGTACCTGGACGAGGTGGAGAGCTTGGCGCACCGGGGCCTGATCAAAAAATATGGCCGCCGCCAGGGCCAGACCAAAGCGCTGAAGGGCAAACTGCTCATGGCACCCCACCTGCGTAAAAATGTGATCCATAAAGAGCGCTTCTACACCGAGCACACGGTGTACTCGGCCGATAACCTCTACAACCAGGTGCTGAAAAAGGGTCTGGAAGTCATCAAAAGCCTGCCCTGCGCCCCGCAAATAAAAGACCGTGCCGCGGGCCTGTCCCTGTACTTTCAGTCCGTGAGTACCTGCGGCACTGTTACGGAAGAGACCTTTACCCGCCTGCGTCCCACCCGCCATACGGAGGCCTACCGGGAGGCCCTGGCCATCGCACGCCTGCTCATCCTGAACTACGCCCCGGACATAAAAACCGGTACGGAAAACCTGCTGGCGATCCTCTTTAATATGAATGACCTGTGGGAGCAATACATTTTCCGCATGCTGCACCGCACCCGCCCGACGGGCGTAATGGTGCATGCACAAAGCAGCAAACACTTCTGGAAAGCCGAAGGCTTACAAGTGAAAACCATCCGTCCGGACATTGTGATAGAAAAGGACGGCTGCACCTGGGTCATCGACACCAAATGGAAGCGACTGACATTTGCCAAACCATCAGACAACGACCTGAAGCAGATGTATGCCTACAACCTGCACTGGAATTGCAGGCACAGCATACTACTTTATCCTCAAACACCTCAAAGTCCCCCTGCGACCTATGGCCGGTATCTCGCCCATCAGGATGTGGCGCACGGGTGCTCTTTGGCTTTTATCAGTCTGCCGGATGGTAACGGTGGTCTGGAAAAAGAAGTACTACAGAACTTTTGGAGGTGGCTTGATGCAAAATAG
- a CDS encoding alpha/beta hydrolase — translation MTHFFLRLILISCLLSGISHFSVAQTDTTLWAATKYTIESAYADTDRDFWVSLPMQYDTAKAYPVMYVLDAEWRFNLVRNIVWDLAGNKKIPHHIVVGIPHVEWENQRGRDLTFSQSRMEYDGTPVDSTWYNATNSGDADAFYHYLTEEVVPMVDEHYATDGRRILIGHSLGGYFGGYILPFDGTFSHYQIYDPSMWYSAGEVNNQIEKLNRPLKKANVFVSFQSVPPYHRQKIIDFITLLKKEEDIDLNYREYTNETHNSLYMYSVLEGMLHAYPEGQ, via the coding sequence ATGACGCACTTTTTCCTTCGCCTGATTCTTATAAGCTGCTTACTTTCAGGTATAAGCCATTTTTCTGTTGCCCAGACAGATACTACCCTATGGGCCGCGACTAAGTATACTATAGAGAGCGCATACGCTGATACAGACCGGGACTTCTGGGTAAGTCTGCCTATGCAATACGATACGGCTAAGGCCTATCCGGTTATGTATGTGCTGGATGCGGAATGGCGCTTTAACCTTGTCCGGAACATCGTGTGGGACCTGGCAGGAAACAAGAAAATACCTCATCATATCGTAGTAGGCATTCCTCATGTGGAATGGGAAAATCAGCGAGGCAGGGACCTTACTTTTTCTCAAAGCCGTATGGAGTATGATGGCACTCCCGTAGACAGCACCTGGTATAATGCCACCAACTCAGGAGACGCAGACGCCTTTTACCATTACCTTACGGAAGAGGTCGTGCCTATGGTGGATGAACACTATGCCACAGATGGCCGGCGCATCCTCATCGGGCACTCCCTCGGCGGTTACTTTGGGGGCTACATATTACCTTTTGACGGTACTTTCAGCCATTATCAAATATATGATCCCAGTATGTGGTACAGCGCCGGCGAAGTAAATAACCAGATAGAAAAGCTTAACAGGCCCTTGAAAAAAGCGAATGTATTTGTGAGCTTCCAAAGTGTACCTCCCTACCACCGGCAAAAGATCATCGACTTTATTACCCTCCTGAAAAAAGAGGAGGATATCGATCTCAATTATCGTGAGTATACGAACGAGACCCATAACAGCCTCTACATGTATAGCGTGCTGGAGGGTATGCTCCATGCCTATCCTGAGGGGCAGTAA
- a CDS encoding RNA polymerase sigma factor, producing MDLSNKQFSPKALQDFKLIDRAVDEKDEQAFAELMKRYKKPVYHMILKMVRNVDDAEDLTIEAFAKAFKNLHRFKKDYTFSTWLFRIATNNSIDFIRKKKLETLSIHTGYQDDNGDSVTIDVQDDNLNPQEEAIKSQKIELMRMFVDKLPPKYQRLVKLRYFQELSYDEIAKELEAPLGTVKAQLHRARELMYDLVKDKEKHI from the coding sequence ATGGATTTGAGTAATAAACAGTTTTCACCAAAAGCTCTTCAGGATTTTAAGCTTATTGATCGCGCCGTGGATGAAAAGGACGAACAGGCCTTTGCAGAACTCATGAAGCGGTACAAAAAGCCCGTATACCATATGATCCTGAAAATGGTGAGAAATGTAGATGATGCTGAAGACCTTACCATTGAAGCTTTTGCGAAGGCATTTAAGAACCTTCACCGCTTTAAAAAGGATTACACTTTCAGTACCTGGCTGTTCCGTATAGCCACTAATAATTCCATTGACTTCATCCGGAAGAAAAAGCTGGAGACTCTTAGCATACATACTGGCTACCAGGATGATAATGGGGACTCCGTCACTATAGATGTGCAGGATGATAACCTCAACCCGCAGGAGGAGGCTATCAAAAGCCAGAAGATAGAGCTCATGCGTATGTTTGTGGATAAGCTACCGCCTAAGTATCAGCGGCTTGTTAAGCTGCGCTACTTCCAGGAGCTTAGCTATGACGAAATTGCCAAAGAGCTGGAAGCCCCCCTGGGCACAGTAAAGGCCCAGCTTCACCGTGCCCGCGAACTCATGTACGATCTGGTGAAGGACAAAGAGAAGCATATCTGA